In Brienomyrus brachyistius isolate T26 chromosome 14, BBRACH_0.4, whole genome shotgun sequence, the following proteins share a genomic window:
- the LOC125707218 gene encoding protein FAM110C-like, whose amino-acid sequence MRSSIRTPSTTVGLSTRILEKGPGYLRKQLELEGDVKSQRSAVEMLAESKSRYVKCHQVIKSDPIDNTNTYTGGTDRLSNGIHKRCINYVARVNMENHYMHVENDESFRQKEGIVRPSSSKRQRPDSLLIYRQKSELVKGPANGTPTGSLIKRLFLSSSKDKMGDRPETPVNLPNEEKRTKCTETTMHRQRILEHKSPFFISEVRKADGETDMHRKGVFRSYSDISSRYSKHVSDFETFFRFCGLDADVVESLGMEDFSPKSDGISARIRSLSQSTLNEEFTQESCKSNGLLQEDLDKSVPQGLSVVERNARIIKWLYSCSNARQSGRVLRDLD is encoded by the coding sequence ATGCGATCTAGCATCAGAACCCCATCAACGACAGTAGGACTTTCTACACGGATTTTGGAGAAAGGTCCTGGATATCTGAGAAAACAGCTGGAACTGGAAGGGGATGTTAAAAGTCAACGAAGTGCAGTGGAAATGTTGGCAGAGAGTAAATCGAGATACGTGAAATGCCACCAGGTGATCAAGAGCGATCCAATAGATAACACCAACACATACACTGGGGGTACCGATAGATTATCCAATGGAATTCATAAACGCTGTATTAACTATGTTGCACGAGTTAATATGGAAAATCATTACATGCATGTGGAAAATGATGAATCATTTAGGCAAAAAGAAGGCATTGTGCGTCCTAGTAGCTCCAAAAGACAACGACCGGACTCGCTGCTAATTTACAGACAAAAAAGTGAACTCGTGAAAGGCCCAGCGAATGGAACCCCTACTGGCAGTTTGATCAAGAGGCTGTTTCTCAGCTCTAGCAAAGACAAGATGGGTGACCGACCTGAGACGCCAGTGAACTTACCCAATGAAGAAAAACGCACAAAATGCACAGAAACTACAATGCATCGCCAAAGGATCCTGGAGCATAAATCACCGTTCTTCATAAGCGAGGTCCGTAAAGCAGATGGAGAAACTGACATGCATCGGAAAGGCGTTTTTCGCTCGTATTCCGATATAAGTTCAAGATACTCCAAACATGTCTCCGACTTCGAGACCTTTTTCAGGTTTTGCGGACTCGACGCTGATGTTGTTGAATCACTTGGGATGGAGGACTTTTCTCCAAAATCGGATGGAATTTCAGCGAGAATCCGCAGTCTCAGCCAGTCAACTTTAAATGAGGAGTTTACTCAGGAGAGTTGCAAAAGTAACGGGCTTCTCCAGGAGGACCTCGATAAAAGTGTCCCTCAAGGGCTGTCGGTGGTGGAGCGCAATGCGAGAATCATAAAATGGTTATATAGTTGCAGTAATGCCAGGCAGTCGGGAAGGGTATTGCGTGACCTTGACTGA
- the LOC125707959 gene encoding uncharacterized protein LOC125707959 isoform X2 — translation MFKKHKSKVLIDYASEEDDMSCSHRRTFKYKDPDGKEEIASSGSKIKSKKSKSKREKNKKSLFKDEDEHTLLTGAASENGKGSSKKQKDRERKKSYIERGHCLWDSITMSMRQITPAKRVGKTESGEAAHLSEGTGVVGDASVDAMLQPDRCSSWTGAEEDSSRYTNLIESKIPSIQWTARAKGRLAEIRRRSREGVSERWEGLK, via the exons ATGTTCAAGAAGCATAAAAGCAAAGTGTTGATAGACTATGCATCGGAAGAAGACGACATGTCGTGCAGTCACCGGCGCACTTTCAAG TATAAAGATCCAGATGGTAAGGAGGAAATCGCAAGTTCCGGGTCAAAG ATCaaaagcaaaaaatctaagtccaagagagagaaaaacaagAAATCTCTGTTTAAAGATGAAGATGAGCATACACTCCTGACAGGTGCCGCTTCAGAAAACGGAAAGGG GTCCAGCAAAAAGCAGAAAGAtagggaaagaaagaaaagctaTATTGAAAGGGGTCACTGCCTCTGGGACAGTATTACCATGTCGATGAGGCAGATCACACCCGCCAAGAGGGTGGGCAAGACGGAAAGCGGGGAAGCAGCACATCTCAGCGAGGGGACCGGCGTGGTGGGCGATGCCAGTGTTGATGCCATGCTACAGCCGGACAGGTGTTCCTCCTGGACTGGTGCAGAGGAGGACTCATCAAGGTACACCAACCTGATAGAATCCAAAATCCCCAGCATCCAGTGGACGGCCAGGGCCAAGGGAAGGCTGGCTGAAATTAGGAGGCGGAGCCGAGAGGGTGTTTCTGAAAGGTGGGAGGGGCTAAAATAG
- the LOC125707959 gene encoding uncharacterized protein LOC125707959 isoform X1, which yields MFKKHKSKVLIDYASEEDDMSCSHRRTFKYKDPDGKEEIASSGSKQIKSKKSKSKREKNKKSLFKDEDEHTLLTGAASENGKGSSKKQKDRERKKSYIERGHCLWDSITMSMRQITPAKRVGKTESGEAAHLSEGTGVVGDASVDAMLQPDRCSSWTGAEEDSSRYTNLIESKIPSIQWTARAKGRLAEIRRRSREGVSERWEGLK from the exons ATGTTCAAGAAGCATAAAAGCAAAGTGTTGATAGACTATGCATCGGAAGAAGACGACATGTCGTGCAGTCACCGGCGCACTTTCAAG TATAAAGATCCAGATGGTAAGGAGGAAATCGCAAGTTCCGGGTCAAAG CAGATCaaaagcaaaaaatctaagtccaagagagagaaaaacaagAAATCTCTGTTTAAAGATGAAGATGAGCATACACTCCTGACAGGTGCCGCTTCAGAAAACGGAAAGGG GTCCAGCAAAAAGCAGAAAGAtagggaaagaaagaaaagctaTATTGAAAGGGGTCACTGCCTCTGGGACAGTATTACCATGTCGATGAGGCAGATCACACCCGCCAAGAGGGTGGGCAAGACGGAAAGCGGGGAAGCAGCACATCTCAGCGAGGGGACCGGCGTGGTGGGCGATGCCAGTGTTGATGCCATGCTACAGCCGGACAGGTGTTCCTCCTGGACTGGTGCAGAGGAGGACTCATCAAGGTACACCAACCTGATAGAATCCAAAATCCCCAGCATCCAGTGGACGGCCAGGGCCAAGGGAAGGCTGGCTGAAATTAGGAGGCGGAGCCGAGAGGGTGTTTCTGAAAGGTGGGAGGGGCTAAAATAG